From a single Sphingobium sp. genomic region:
- a CDS encoding response regulator transcription factor translates to MENPTLQLLLLEDEQFMADHVIGSLREVMPEAEVVHTRTYDAALALALGTQFDCLILDRNVIGGDGLGLVSALREKDVRTPALMLTNLNSADHQIEGWSSGADAYEGKDFEPMVLKAQIQNLIRRSAADGHPRILRIGFLELHRTARTAMWMEKDLDLEPQQFALLLCIAEASPGTASYQQIWKEAWPEFQGIDPQKQTIQTNLSRLRRKIDKAGAAITINSVDGGYSLEV, encoded by the coding sequence ATGGAAAACCCAACTTTGCAACTCCTCCTGCTTGAAGACGAACAGTTCATGGCTGATCATGTTATCGGATCACTCCGCGAGGTCATGCCCGAGGCAGAAGTCGTTCATACTCGAACCTATGACGCAGCTCTGGCGCTTGCGCTCGGCACACAGTTCGACTGCCTGATATTGGATCGCAATGTTATTGGAGGTGACGGACTTGGCCTCGTCAGCGCCCTGCGCGAAAAAGACGTCAGGACGCCTGCTCTCATGCTCACAAATCTGAACTCGGCAGACCATCAGATCGAGGGATGGTCATCCGGGGCCGATGCCTACGAGGGCAAGGATTTCGAACCGATGGTTCTCAAGGCCCAAATCCAAAACCTAATCCGCCGGTCGGCAGCCGACGGTCACCCTCGGATATTGAGGATTGGTTTCCTTGAATTACACAGAACGGCGCGGACCGCGATGTGGATGGAAAAGGATCTTGACCTTGAACCACAACAGTTTGCCCTCCTGCTATGCATCGCCGAAGCATCTCCGGGTACTGCAAGTTATCAGCAGATCTGGAAGGAGGCCTGGCCCGAATTTCAGGGCATCGACCCCCAGAAGCAAACTATCCAGACAAACCTCTCGAGGCTGCGCCGGAAGATCGACAAGGCAGGGGCAGCCATAACCATCAATTCTGTCGATGGCGGTTATTCACTCGAAGTATGA
- a CDS encoding caspase family protein, with amino-acid sequence MTGLLTLTRAGLLATSHKWLVALVLGLFLASPALAEKRALLVAAGSYDNPAIEDLEAVPNDLQLMVSLSRQLAISESKVIILADSHSDRQVNGRRSGRATRANILAAMASLAEASKAGDDVLVYFTGHGSQQPDQKPDDPRSDEADGWDEVILPVDAGIWSSETGSIINAITDDELGLMLDRIRSRGANVWLVMDSCNSGTLMRGVSAGSRQAKSISPETLGIPSTIKVPFAHSSSALPMEEVGGAITAFYAAPANQSAFADIWWDGGEPSGQSYSLLTFALNAAMRKEGVSSYRELARLTSLVYGLQRKPATLLPQFSGNMEKGILGSPVIQRKRWPITISGNAIMLEAGSLDLLKEGDLIKVVGSAGDSPARKFRVSETMLSRSFLEPVEPEPFNPDTRSGLTGELTGTPTGLTVRVFIDQGNNELLREKIRERLNLGPPEDRHHLRLVDKKHLSDLTIVSLRDEVRVFRTNDGPDMPGDGVVSIKCPADICLDGLVRVVARQSRAVQLIRILSLNTSALDASGLIVSGTIQKLAQSDERPCGKWQADAERQIFFDTTSSQAVPGVLAVSNCDQLEINVSMSGKADPDIAADITALYIGADGTIASMLSAGQNIRLQAGDKLIARQRSIRARQGGIPYPFGSENIMLIAAIRSASDPVRDYAWLARSTNDETFRTADGQYATETLEGLLSEIAIPALRGGGQMEVGSTQLISLPLLFGPRE; translated from the coding sequence ATGACGGGATTGCTGACCTTAACCCGCGCGGGGCTGTTAGCCACTTCGCACAAATGGCTTGTTGCTCTAGTCCTTGGCTTGTTTCTCGCCTCTCCTGCCCTTGCAGAAAAAAGGGCTTTGCTGGTTGCTGCCGGTTCCTATGACAACCCTGCAATCGAGGATCTTGAAGCTGTCCCAAACGACCTGCAGCTTATGGTCAGCCTGTCCCGTCAGCTGGCCATTTCTGAAAGCAAGGTCATCATTCTTGCGGACAGTCACTCAGACCGACAGGTCAACGGTCGGCGTTCGGGACGCGCAACAAGAGCAAATATACTCGCTGCAATGGCAAGTCTCGCTGAGGCTTCGAAAGCGGGGGATGACGTCCTCGTCTATTTCACCGGGCATGGCAGTCAGCAACCGGATCAGAAACCCGATGATCCACGCAGTGATGAGGCTGATGGCTGGGATGAGGTGATACTGCCGGTAGATGCTGGAATATGGTCTTCTGAAACAGGCAGCATCATCAACGCCATAACTGATGATGAGCTGGGGTTGATGCTCGACAGGATAAGATCAAGGGGCGCAAACGTCTGGCTTGTGATGGACAGCTGTAACTCCGGAACGCTCATGCGTGGCGTATCGGCTGGCAGCAGGCAGGCCAAGTCTATCTCGCCTGAAACGCTGGGAATTCCGTCAACGATCAAGGTTCCTTTCGCGCACTCCTCCTCCGCATTGCCAATGGAAGAAGTCGGCGGCGCCATAACCGCCTTTTATGCAGCGCCTGCAAACCAGTCTGCATTTGCAGATATCTGGTGGGATGGAGGAGAGCCTTCAGGGCAATCTTATTCGCTTCTCACTTTCGCACTCAACGCAGCAATGCGGAAAGAGGGCGTTTCCAGTTATCGCGAACTCGCCCGCCTGACCAGTCTGGTCTATGGACTGCAGCGGAAGCCAGCGACATTGCTTCCCCAGTTCTCAGGGAACATGGAAAAGGGCATTCTTGGGAGCCCAGTTATTCAACGCAAACGGTGGCCGATTACAATTTCGGGTAATGCCATTATGCTGGAAGCCGGGAGCCTTGACCTGCTCAAGGAAGGTGACCTGATAAAGGTTGTTGGGAGCGCTGGTGATAGCCCTGCCCGCAAGTTCCGGGTTTCGGAAACCATGCTCAGCCGCTCCTTTCTTGAACCGGTTGAACCAGAGCCATTCAACCCGGACACGCGTTCGGGCCTGACGGGTGAATTGACAGGAACTCCGACCGGTCTCACGGTGCGAGTATTCATCGATCAGGGCAATAACGAGCTATTACGTGAAAAGATCCGGGAGCGGCTTAATCTCGGTCCGCCCGAGGACCGACATCATCTTCGCCTTGTCGACAAGAAACATCTTTCAGACCTCACGATTGTTTCTTTGCGGGACGAAGTTCGCGTCTTCAGAACCAATGATGGACCTGACATGCCCGGGGATGGCGTTGTCTCGATCAAATGCCCGGCTGACATTTGTCTCGACGGCCTTGTTAGGGTTGTTGCGCGGCAGTCACGCGCGGTCCAGCTTATCCGTATCCTTTCGCTTAATACCTCGGCACTTGATGCCAGTGGCCTCATTGTCAGCGGCACAATCCAGAAACTTGCCCAGAGTGACGAGCGGCCCTGCGGAAAATGGCAAGCCGACGCCGAACGGCAAATTTTCTTCGACACAACTTCTTCGCAAGCCGTCCCCGGCGTTCTTGCAGTCAGCAACTGTGACCAGCTGGAGATAAACGTTTCGATGTCTGGCAAGGCGGACCCCGATATCGCCGCTGATATTACGGCGCTTTATATCGGCGCTGATGGAACAATCGCGAGCATGCTGTCTGCGGGGCAAAACATCCGGCTCCAGGCCGGAGACAAGTTGATCGCAAGGCAGCGGTCGATCAGAGCGAGGCAAGGGGGGATACCCTACCCTTTCGGCAGCGAGAACATCATGCTCATTGCGGCGATCCGGTCTGCGTCGGATCCCGTGAGGGACTATGCATGGCTTGCGCGTTCGACGAATGATGAAACTTTCCGAACAGCTGACGGCCAATATGCCACAGAAACTCTTGAAGGACTGTTGTCAGAGATAGCCATTCCTGCCTTGAGGGGCGGCGGCCAGATGGAAGTCGGTTCAACCCAACTCATTTCGCTGCCACTCCTTTTTGGACCTCGCGAATGA
- a CDS encoding NAD-dependent deacylase translates to MLKGKFNIFILTGAGISAESGLTTFRAEGGLWSGHRIEDVCTPDALATNPDLVCGFYDERKKAASKALPNPAHEALAELERFWRNAALGNFTLITQNVDDLHERAGSQNLIHMHGELNSAYCMDCSVQFVRHGPLEGNRECPSCSQEALRPDIVLFGETPRCLPTIEAALEACHIFVAIGTSGNVVPAADFAAQAKSHGAETLLLNLEIPELPVQFSDCRMGLASQIVPQWVSELLLKMNGTMQRSGE, encoded by the coding sequence ATGCTCAAAGGCAAATTCAATATATTCATTCTTACCGGCGCAGGAATATCCGCCGAGAGCGGATTGACCACATTCAGAGCGGAAGGCGGTCTCTGGTCCGGCCACAGGATTGAAGATGTTTGCACACCAGACGCTTTGGCAACAAATCCTGACCTTGTTTGTGGTTTCTATGACGAACGCAAGAAAGCCGCATCAAAAGCGCTGCCCAATCCGGCGCATGAGGCGCTAGCGGAACTAGAGCGCTTTTGGCGAAACGCTGCCTTGGGTAATTTCACCCTGATAACTCAGAATGTTGATGACCTTCACGAGCGCGCTGGTTCCCAAAATCTCATACACATGCACGGAGAGCTTAACTCTGCATATTGCATGGACTGCAGCGTCCAGTTTGTTCGCCATGGACCGCTTGAGGGCAATCGGGAATGTCCAAGTTGCAGCCAAGAGGCTCTGCGGCCGGACATTGTTTTATTCGGCGAAACGCCGAGATGCTTGCCAACAATTGAGGCGGCACTCGAAGCTTGCCACATCTTTGTTGCCATCGGCACGTCAGGCAATGTTGTGCCAGCAGCCGACTTTGCGGCCCAAGCCAAATCGCATGGCGCAGAGACGCTTTTGCTTAATCTTGAGATCCCTGAACTACCCGTGCAGTTTTCAGATTGCCGGATGGGTCTAGCAAGCCAGATCGTGCCTCAATGGGTAAGTGAACTCCTCCTCAAAATGAATGGCACCATGCAGAGATCAGGCGAGTAA